Within the Marixanthomonas sp. SCSIO 43207 genome, the region CACCGTCAGTTCGAGTGTTTTTTGGTGAAGCGATAGCGGAACCAAAAAATGTATCGAGAACGATTGTATGGGAGATGTACAGCGCAGCATTAGATTCCTCAGTCGTACCTCTTTCGGAATGACAGTTTGTTTGTCATTCTGAACGCAGCGCAGCGAAGGGAAGAATCTTTTGAGTAGTTAGTAGTGAAAAATGTTTATAATAATCTAACCTACTAACAATCTAATATCTAACAATCCAAGTAAAGATTCCTCAGTCGTACCTCCTTCGGAATGACAGTTTGTTTGTCATTCTGAACGCAGCGCAACGAAGGGAAGAATCTTTTGAGTAGTGAGTAGTGAGTAGTGAAAAATGTTTATAATACTCTAACCTACTAACAATCTAATATCTAACAATCCAAGTAAAGATTCCTCAGTCGTACCTCCTTCGGAATGACAGTTTGTTAGAAGGGTTGATACACCCCCCGAAGCCCCCTTTTGAGGTGCTGTGCTGAGCTCGCCTAAGTAGGACTTTAGGGGTGTTAAAGCGTACTATAATAATTTCAATTTAAGAAGCAATGACAAGCATACATAATGCTACTAGATTACCGTATAAAGAGAGCTAACGGTTTTATATAAAAGGGGAATTATAAACGATAAAAGAGCAAAAAACATTAGTTGTTTTCTACAGGGGCCGCTTGTAAACCTTTGCTGCCTTTGGCCAGTAACAGCGGTACAATCACTTCTTGTACATAATAGCTGTTAACGCCCATCTCAAAATGGGGCAGGAGCTTTTGCTTACGCCACCGGTACACGGTAGATAGACTTACTTTAAAGAGCTTGGCAATGTCGTGATCGGTTAGCAATGTGACTCCTTTGGGCATAGGTGTTTCTTGCTGGTCTTTTGGGTTGTTCATAATACATAAGGTTAAGGGTTATGAGTGGTAAAGTATAAAAAAATGCAATACCATCAAAAAAAACTTCATTTTTTTACGAAATTAACGGTTATTTAAAAATAACGTATATATTTGTTAGGTCCATTAACAACTCCCCAGTTATTATAGTGAGAATAATTATTTGCCTGTGCCTTTTGGTAGGGGTAAATTGATTTAAAAATAATATAGGTATAAACGCTATTGGGTTTATACAATTATTGCACAGCATAAATAAATGATAATGAAAAAAATATATTTAATAGTATTCATCTTTGTTAGTTCTTTATCCTATTCACAAGATTGGTATTTTGAAAAACCTAATTACACAGTAATTAAAAAAAATATTAAAAAGAAAAAATCTAATCTCTTTTATGAATCTTTGATGAATAAATTTCAAAATGCCGATTCAACAATGACTTTGGAGGAAAAAAGGCATTTATATTACGGTTATATATATGATGAAAATTATTCGCCTTATTCACGATCTGATTTTGGAGACAGTTTAAGAGTTGTCTTACAAAAAGAAAAATTAGATAGTTTAGATTTAATTAGAGTGGTCGATTTTACAGATAAAATGCTATTAGACAACCCTTTTGATTTGAATGCAATCAATTATCAATTATATTCATTAGAACAAATTGGAGATAAAATCACTTTCAATAAAAAAGTTACCCAATTAAGAATTATTGTTGATGCGTTAATGAGTTCAGGTAATGGGAAAAGTAAAAAGGAAGCATTTTATGTGATTTATACCTCACATGAATATAACTTGTTGAATATTCTTGGTTTTCAATTTGGTGGTTCTCAAAGCTTAATTGAACATTATGATTATTTGACTCTTGCTGAAAATGAGGCAGAATTAGAAGGTTTGTATTTTGATGTAAGCCCTTGTCTGAATTCAATGTCTAAAATGTTTAAAGAATAAAATGCTGTACAAGAATGGCCATAAGTGATTGCTTGTTCTCGTCTACTTCTGAAAATCCGCAAGGATTTTCAGTTTGGTGTGTACTTCCAAAGTTAACCGTTAAACCAAGAAACTACTAATAACAGATACCGTTAGACTTAATTCAAACAACATATGAATATAAATTTACAAACTTTAAAAGAAAACAATCCAAAAATTAAATTTATTGAATATGATGATTCTACGAAATTAATAAACCCTTGGAATGATAACTCTGTATCCTTTTCTTTTAAAAAAGGACAAAAACTTACATTAATAAAAAATATAGTATTTCCTGAACAGTTAGTTGCTATCTTGGATAACTCCAAAAATCGACTCGAATTTATATACGGACCCATTAAAAATGATAGTACTTTAAAAACTAGAAAATTTAATTTTGCTTATAATGGAATTGTATTTAATTGTTTTTTTAAAGAAGCTTCATCTTC harbors:
- a CDS encoding DUF4919 domain-containing protein, whose amino-acid sequence is MKKIYLIVFIFVSSLSYSQDWYFEKPNYTVIKKNIKKKKSNLFYESLMNKFQNADSTMTLEEKRHLYYGYIYDENYSPYSRSDFGDSLRVVLQKEKLDSLDLIRVVDFTDKMLLDNPFDLNAINYQLYSLEQIGDKITFNKKVTQLRIIVDALMSSGNGKSKKEAFYVIYTSHEYNLLNILGFQFGGSQSLIEHYDYLTLAENEAELEGLYFDVSPCLNSMSKMFKE
- a CDS encoding helix-turn-helix domain-containing protein produces the protein MNNPKDQQETPMPKGVTLLTDHDIAKLFKVSLSTVYRWRKQKLLPHFEMGVNSYYVQEVIVPLLLAKGSKGLQAAPVENN